A genome region from Pleurocapsa minor HA4230-MV1 includes the following:
- a CDS encoding bifunctional phosphoribosyl-AMP cyclohydrolase/phosphoribosyl-ATP diphosphatase HisIE, with amino-acid sequence MSSSKTKNYNLPLDKIRFNEQGLVPAIAQDYLDGTVLMMAWMNQESLQKTLATGETWYWSRSRQELWHKGATSGHIQKVRSLRYDCDSDALLITIEQVGDIACHTGERSCFHQIDESKIAPPADTLSEVYRVICDRLANPIESSYTCQLIAGGDNKILKKIGEESVEVVMACKDDRPEEIASEVADLLYHTLVALAYHKVDIRDVYRQLQSRR; translated from the coding sequence ATGTCCTCAAGTAAAACTAAAAATTACAACTTACCTCTAGACAAAATTCGCTTCAATGAACAAGGATTAGTCCCAGCGATCGCCCAAGACTACCTTGATGGTACAGTGTTAATGATGGCGTGGATGAATCAAGAATCGTTACAGAAAACTTTGGCGACGGGAGAAACTTGGTACTGGAGTAGATCCCGTCAGGAATTATGGCACAAGGGCGCAACTTCAGGGCATATTCAAAAAGTGCGATCGCTGCGTTACGATTGTGATAGTGATGCTTTACTAATCACCATTGAACAGGTTGGGGATATTGCCTGTCATACAGGGGAACGTAGCTGTTTCCATCAGATCGATGAGAGCAAAATTGCACCTCCTGCCGACACTTTATCAGAAGTCTATCGCGTAATTTGCGATCGCCTGGCTAACCCTATCGAGTCCTCCTATACCTGTCAGTTAATTGCGGGAGGAGACAACAAAATTCTCAAGAAAATTGGCGAAGAATCAGTTGAAGTAGTAATGGCTTGCAAAGACGATCGACCAGAAGAAATTGCCTCGGAAGTGGCAGACTTGCTCTATCACACCCTAGTTGCCCTGGCTTATCACAAGGTGGATATCCGCGATGTTTATCGTCAACTGCAATCTAGAAGGTAA
- a CDS encoding phycobiliprotein lyase, translating into MNLEKFLSLSAGRWFSQRTNYFLDQNESASSKADITIELLAADDSRVLELCQQHNLDSSLAVGGAVQSWDNSVDWGKAKQVGSATIVLVSNPDSDTTGKLIRLQDPQVFGQYVLGQDEALTLTIETDEMSAEERQWFASDNFKMRTTVVKYSDGTKQTSFYSEIRKAVSSEQ; encoded by the coding sequence ATGAATCTAGAAAAATTCCTAAGCTTAAGTGCAGGTAGATGGTTTAGTCAACGCACCAACTACTTTTTAGACCAGAATGAATCCGCCAGCAGCAAGGCCGATATTACCATTGAATTGCTGGCTGCCGATGATTCGCGGGTATTGGAACTTTGTCAGCAGCACAATTTAGACTCAAGTTTAGCTGTTGGTGGCGCAGTTCAAAGCTGGGATAATTCCGTTGACTGGGGCAAAGCCAAACAGGTGGGTTCAGCAACTATTGTTTTAGTTAGTAATCCAGATAGCGATACTACAGGAAAACTCATTCGTCTTCAAGATCCTCAAGTTTTTGGACAGTATGTATTAGGTCAAGATGAGGCACTAACTCTAACGATTGAAACTGACGAAATGTCTGCCGAAGAACGACAGTGGTTTGCCAGCGACAACTTCAAAATGCGTACCACAGTAGTCAAATACAGCGACGGTACCAAGCAAACCTCGTTTTACTCAGAAATTCGCAAAGCAGTGAGCAGTGAGCAATGA